The region GGAAGAACAGCCCTCCCAAGCCTCCGAAGAAGTAGTCATTCTCAGGTATCATCCCGCCTCGGTGATGCGGGTGACGGTCCGGCCCATGCCTTCCGTCCGACGCCTCGGCGCCCACGAATGGCGCGCGTACCGCGACCTGCGGCTGCGCGCGCTCGGCGACTCGCCGGACGCCTTCGCCAGCACTCTGGAGGAAGCGCGGCGGCGGCCCGACGCCCACTGGGCCGAGCGCCTGGCGTCCGGCGCCGCCTCCGCGTGGGACCTGCCGCTGGTGGCCGAGGAGGGGGGCGAGCTCGTCGGCATGGCCTGGGGCACGATCGATCCCGCGGCGCCCGAGACCGCGCACGTCATCCAGATGTGGGTGGCGCCGGAGGGCCGGGGCCGCGGCTGCGGGGCCCTGCTGCTCGACGCCGTCGTCGCCTGGGCCAGGGGGGCGAAGGCCCGCAGCGTGGTCCTGGCCGTCACGTGCGGAGACACGCCCGCGTGGCGCCTCTATTCCCGGGTCGGCTTCCGGCCCGCCGGCGACCCGGAGCCCCTCCGGCCCGGCTCGGCCCTGCTCGCCCAGCCCATGCGCCTGGACCTG is a window of Longimicrobium sp. DNA encoding:
- a CDS encoding GNAT family N-acetyltransferase, producing MPSVRRLGAHEWRAYRDLRLRALGDSPDAFASTLEEARRRPDAHWAERLASGAASAWDLPLVAEEGGELVGMAWGTIDPAAPETAHVIQMWVAPEGRGRGCGALLLDAVVAWARGAKARSVVLAVTCGDTPAWRLYSRVGFRPAGDPEPLRPGSALLAQPMRLDL